A window from Malania oleifera isolate guangnan ecotype guangnan chromosome 7, ASM2987363v1, whole genome shotgun sequence encodes these proteins:
- the LOC131160560 gene encoding uncharacterized protein LOC131160560, which translates to MDHTIWGHLPLLVRSNSKDSVEYILQALWRTRKTGLDAADREIIVNMLQLQNDADLDPLLVCLRMLIRRSVYDNIGKDEIQKLFPDEVLPELQRLLTLLLQKFQKEWREDVFKDQATVPRLKAMTWNMANQDAELTEPVAVINLKLQNDAPSHSGELEVKFQLAKGTLETMLRSMNSIRDQLSSTCETSNGDVPHETNTA; encoded by the exons ATGGATCACACGATATGGGGTCATCTGCCACTGCTGGTGCGATCTAACTCCAAAGACTCGGTGGAGTACATTCTGCAAGCCCTCTGGAGAACCCGCAAAACCGGCCTTGACGCCGCCGACCGCGAGATCATCGTAAACATGCTCCAGCTCCAGAACGACGCAGACCTCGATCCT CTTTTAGTTTGCCTCCGGATGTTGATACGGCGTTCTGTATATGACAACATTGGTAAGGATGAGATTCAAAAGCTGTTTCCTGATGAGGTCCTTCCTGAACTGCAAAGATTATTGACACTTTTGTTGCAAAAATTTCAGAAAGAATGGCGGGAAGATGTATTCAAGGATCAG GCTACTGTGCCCCGCTTAAAGGCAATGACATGGAATATGGCAAATCAAGATGCAGAACTGACAGAACCTGTGGCTGTAATTAACTTAAAA CTCCAAAATGATGCACCATCTCATTCAGGAGAATTGGAAGTGAAGTTCCAATTGGCTAAAGGCACTCTAGAAACAATGCTCAGGTCCATGAACTCTATTAGAGACCAGTTATCTAGCACA TGTGAAACATCAAATGGGGATGTACCTCATGAAACTAACACTGCTTAG